TCCGAATATTGATCGACGTCGCCATTCCTATCGGACTCATCGTCAACGAATTAATAAGCAATGCAATCAAACACGCCTTCCCCAACGATAGAACGGGAACAATAAGCCTCACCATGGAGCTGGTCAAGGAGCGAGGCTTCCATTTACACTTTTCAGACGACGGGAAAGGAGTAGCCAAAGACTTTTCACCCGATAAGACAAAAAGCCTCGGACTCAAAACGGTGCAGGTGTTGGTCCAGCAGCTGGAAGGCCGCATCGAATGGGAAGGGGGACAAGGCCTTGCCTACGATATATACTTCGAAAGCAAGGGATATCGCCCAAGGATCTGAAAAGGATAAAAGAATATTCGAAGCTACTGCTCGGTACGCATCCTGTCGAACTGCTCCACCCTGCTGGTCCCGCTTTCCACGAGGGTCATAGAAGAGACCCGAACAACCCTTGCCTGTTTGTGAAGTTCATTCATCGAAAGAACGCCGATATTACACATCGAAGCGCGTAATTTCGCTAAAGTCGTATCCATTTTCTCGCTTAAAGGGCCACCATAGGGAACATAAGCGTCGACACCTTCCTCGAAAAGCATGCCACTGCCCTCTTCGTCTTTATAGCGCTGCCAGTTCCGTGCTCGAACCGACCCCTCACCCCAGTAGGGCTTATACAGCATCCCGCGATAGTTGACCTTCTGGGTAGGACTCTCCTCTGCCATGGCAAAGTATTTGCCCATCATGACGAAATCCGCACCAAGGGCAAGAGCCATAATGATATTGGTATCGTTATTAAGTCCGCCGTCGGAACAGATCGGAACATAGATACCGGTCTCCTCAAAATAGCGATCACGTTCGGCCGCAACCTCGACAACGGCGGAGGCCTGTCCTCTTCCGATTCCTTTCTGCTCCCGGGTGATACAGATCGATCCGCCGCCGATTCCTATCTTGACAAAATCAAGATCACCCTCTTCAACCAGGTAGCGGAAACCGTCTCCAGAAACGACATTTCCACCGCCGAGAACGATGGAACGACCGTAACGGGCACGCAGATCCCTGGCCGCAGCAACCTGCCATTCCGAATAGCCATCGGAAGAATCGAAGCAGAAAATATCGGCCTCCGCAGCAATGAGTGCCTCGGCCCGTTCCAGATAATCGTGGGTATTCAGGGCGGCTCCAACAAAGAGACGCTTGCGATTATCGGTAAGTTCGTAGGGGTTTGCCTTGTGGTCGAAATAATCCTTCCGAAAAACAAGAGAAGCAAGATTACCGTTTTTGTCGATAATCGGCAGACATTCCTTCTTTTCCCGATGAAGGATCCCCGTAGCCTCTTCAAGGGAGACCCCCTCAGGGGCCCAGACCAGTCGCTTTAGCGGGGTGAAATAATCTTTGACAGGCCGATCGGGATCATCCTTAAATTCCCAATAATCCTTATCGGTCAAAATCCCCAGGAGCCTGGAATGGCGCCCACCATCCTCGGTAACGGCGATGGTGGAATGGCCGGTCCGCTTGCTGATGGCGATTGCCGCGGAAAGGGGATCATCGGGAGAAATATTTGAATCGGAATCTACAAAACCTGCCTTATGCTCCTTGACCTTTCGAACCATCGCCGCCTGCTCTTCGATGGGCTGGCTGCAGAAGATAAAGGAACAACCACCCTTTCGGGCAAGGGCGATGGCAAGATCGGAACCGGAGACGGACTGCATGGCCGCACTGCTGAAGGGGATTTCAAGATATCTTGCCGGTTCCTCTTTTTCCGGACGATACTTTGCCGCAGGAACTCTCAAAGAAACATTGGAAGGAAGATGTTCCTTCGTCGTCAGCCCGGGAAGAATCAGGTATTCGTCAAAGGTTCTGGAAATATCTTCCAGGATTTTTGCCATGGCAGGCCTCCCTTGTTTTATTGAATTTTCCGAACAGGGTACGTTTTTTTCTTTGAAAGCACAAGGGAGAGCGGCGGAAGTACAAGGAAAAAGATGCTATTTCCGTTCCCGACCTTCCTTGCCAACTGACTTCGGCCTATAATGCAGCTCACGGTCGAGAGGAAAGATTGGTCGGGAAAGGTTCTTGTAGGGCAGACTTTCCAGAAGTTCGTTGCTGCTGCCTTTGCTCAGGGCCATTATCGATCGCTTCGCCCTTGCCTTGTGGTATGCGGTGAGATAGCCCAGCTTTACAACCACAACGCTATAATCTTCAGCCTCACATCCCAAGGCGGTAAACATATCGGGCGTGATGAAACCGATGTGCTTCGAAACGAGGATTAGGTCGACATGACCGACGCGTACCATGGCCATATTCGCGGCGAAGCGCTCCCAACCGGAGACAAGGGAACGGACCTTCCCGGATATGGGAAGCGGGGCACTTGTCTTTCGATCGAAAGCGGCGCCCACGCTTATATCAACGTTGCCGCCAACGCCGGCGGCAAAGCAGGCGCAGGTGGCCGCAGGATCGTAGATGCCCGCATAGACCACGGGCTTTTTCAGCGAGGCAAGACAGTCGCTTGCAAGTACCTTTTTGAGGAAGCCGGTACAATCTGCAGAAGATCCGGCGGTCGGGTTGTCTCCCGAATCGGAAAGATAGACAGGCCCCTCTACTTCCGTCGTCGCCCGACAGGCAAGGGCAATCGCTTCGTCCTCTTCCCGGGTGACGGTATGGAATTTGAACTGCTCCCGGCGTTGCCAAAAGGCATCAGCCAGTTCCTCGGCAAGTTTTCCCGCCTGCTCCCTGCCGTTCCTTGTAACGACAACCGCGGAAACCCCATTCTCCCGGCAATCGGCCCAGGGAAAACCGAGAAGATACGAGGCTGCCATCACCTCCTCTCGGGTTTCATACTCGCGCAGGAGATCGATAAGCTCATGCATCGGCTCCACACTGGTCTCGCTCTTTTCTCCTGCGATGAGGAGAGGAAGTTTACACCAGGCAATGGAGGGAACGGTTCCCTTTTCCAGAATTTCGATCAGCATGTTTGCCGCATGCTCGCCGGTCTCGAAACAATCGGTATGGGGTGCCTGTTTGTAGCCGGTAAAGGCATCGAGCCCATCCAGCATGGCATCGGTAATGGTGGCATGCATATCAAGGGAAGCCGTGATCGGAAGCGTGGGGAAAAGGGCACGGAGGTCCCGCAACAAATCTCCTTCGGCCTCCCCTATCTCCTCAACCCTCATGGAACCATGAAGTGAGAGTGCTATGCCGTCATAGGGGCCTGAGGCCTCGGCACGCTGCAAGAGTTCCCGCTTCAGATCGAGGTACAACTGTTTTTGGACCACACCGTTGGGAACGGCCCGGGCGACAAGTGCGGGAACGACCTCATAGCCGGCCGCCTGAAGCGTCCGGACGATCCCGCTGACGCTGTCGCTGTCGTTCAGAAAAGAAAAAAGTTCATCCCCCCGCTGCACGGAAAAATCTTCTTTCCCGGTAAGGATCGGATTAAAGGTATTTGATTCGTGATGGATTCCAGCCACTAATATCTTACGCATCGCATGACTCCTAAACATAGATTTGTATATATCGTCATTGATCAATAAGGTTTGTCAAAAGTGAATTCCAAATTCTCACATTCTGCTCTCCGTTACCAACCTGAGGAATTGCATACAAGGTATTCAGCATGGCGGCAGAGGCCCCCGTCGCCGCATCATAAGCGGCATCCTCAAGAACCTCGACTCGTACCCCGTTGGCAGAGAGACGCCTCCATTGAGGGGCGAACTCCCCTTCCAGGACACCTGCGATGAGATCCTGTTCTCCGGCAAGATCTCCACCGATAAAAAGGGCCCGGGGATTGGTGATATGCATAATAAGGATCAGGGTTCCCAGCAGCTCGACGACAAGCTTCCGCCGAACGGCACGATCGGAGGCCACAAGCCTCATCTCCGCAAGAGAGAGCGAGAGCTGTCCCGGGACCTTCTCCTCCTGCCTGAAGAAAAGGCTCCGATATTCACCGGCACGATGGGTAAAGCCCTGATAGATTTCGCCGTTATAGACAAGGCCCATCCCGATACCGACCGAAGGGTAATTCTCCGGAAGCAACTCGCTGCGATGAAAACGCGGAAGCAGATAGATAAACGAATCGTGGTCGCCGCTACTCTCATACCAAAGATTTTTCCAGGCACAGCAATTTGCATCGTTTTCCACCAAAATCGGAAAGGAAAAGTTCTCCTCCAGAAAAGGGCCGAGGTTATGATGCTGAAGGTTGTGGGTCCAGCACTCTTCGATGATGGGTCCGGAAGGATCGACCACCCCCGGGATGGCAACCCCTGCCCCGAGGACAGGGCCTTCCCCTCCCACGGATTCACGAACCTCTTTCAGCACAGCTGCAAAACGCCTTTCAAAGGTCTTTGCCTCACCGTCGTATTCCCGGTGGAAAGATCCGACAACCCTTCCACCTATGTCGGTAACCACGGCATTGTAGTAATCGGCCTGCAAATCGAGACCTATCACCGTACCGTAATCATTGTTGAGTTCGATTCTGATCGCCTTACGCCCGCTCCCGTTCCCACCGATACCGGAGCTTTCCCGGACCAAGCCGGCTTGCAGCAACCTATTCATAATGTAGGTAACAGTGGATGGCTGGAGACCAAGCTCCTCCGCAATTCTACTTCTGGAGGTGCCACCCTGCTTTCGCAGATAGTTAAGGATAAGAGAGCCATTTGCCGCTTTTTGGTATTTGCTGTTACCTACAATCTTCATGATCTTCTCCGATCTCGTTTCCTATTTTGAGCCGAGACTCCGGAGCCGTGTGACCATATCCCGGTCGGTAAAGCTGTTGACAAATTCCGGCTGCCTAAGGAGTCCGCCCATGTATACATCACCGGGACGGTAGGTCATGCCGCTCTCTCGCTCCCGATCGACAAAAACATGATACTCGCGGGCACCGGTAAGCTCAATGATTTTCTGCATATTCCGGGGGGTGATACCATTGCCCGGCATGATGATGATACGCTCCTGTGCCCGATCAACAAGTTCACGTACCAGATCAACCCCCTCAAGCACCGTGGGAGCCTGCCCGCTGGTCAGAATACGGTTAAAGCCGAGATCGATGATAGTTTCAAGAGCATCGAAGGGATTTCGTGTCACATCGAAAGCACGGTGAAATGTAGCATTCATGGGACCGGCAAGCTCCCGAAGAAGTGCATTACGCTCGCTGTCGACCAGGCCGTCGGGCGTAAGAATACCAAAAACGACACCGTCGGCCCCGGCCTCTCTGGCAGCAAGAATATCTTCTTTCATAACCTCAAACTCGTAATCGCTGTAGAAAAAATCACCTCCGCGGGGTCTGATGATGACCTGAAGGCCAATATCGATCGCCTTTCTGGCGGCACGAATGGTACCGATGCTGGGCGTTGTGCCGCCCTGAAAGAGGTTGTCGCAGAGCTCAACCCTGTCGGCTCCGCCTTGTTGTGCATTAATTGACGACTCGACAGAGTCCAGACATACCTCAATTGAAATTTCTTGTAAAATTTGTTGTGTGTCCATGTAAGAGAAACTCCTTATGCTATTCCTTGAGTGCACCTTCACCAAAACCCTTGATAACCATATTATGTGCCCCGATGTAAAAGAGAATCATGGGAATCGTGCCGATGACCAAGGCGGCAAACTGCATGCCGTAGTTCACGTTGAGCCTTCCCGCAAAGGCATTGATGGATACGGGAAGACTTCGCATATGCTCGCCGCTGGTGAGAATAAACACAAGGATAAATTCATTCCAGTTGCGAAGAAAGGTGAGAACGGTAATGGTCGCCATCACCGGTGTCGATACAATAATGATCACTTTGAGAAAAATCTGGATGTAACTGGCTCCGTCGATCACCGCCGCCTCGATCAAAGAATCTGGAATCCCCCGGATGTAGGAGGTGGCAAGAAGTACAGCCATGGGGAGGCCGAAGGCGATATAGGGCAGAATCACACCAATTCTGGTGTCGTAGAGTCCCATGCGTGTTTCCATGATAAAAAGCGGTGCAATAACCGAATTCACCGTAATCAAAAGCCCCAGGGTAAAGGCGGCATAATACCACTTTGCCGAAGCATAGTTGAACTTCGTCAGTGCAAATCCCGCCGCGAGGGAAAAAAGAACGGTGAAGAAGGTTCCTATCCCCGTGTAGAGGATACTGTTGATTGCGGCAATTCCCATATGGCCGATACTCCAGGCATCCTGGTAGTTTTTAAAAGTCGGTTCCTTGGGAAGAGCGAGGGGGTACATCATGATCTCTCCCTGAAGTTTAAAGGAGGAATAGAGCATCCAGAGGAGAGGCATAAGCGTAATAAGCGTAAAGAAAATCAAAAAAACATATGCGAACAAGCGCCATCCGGCGGAAATATCCCGGTTCAGTTTCTGCATAACACATCCCCCTATTCGTATTTTTTCTGGTATCGGCCGTAGAGCGAGCGGGAGAGTGTGATCAAGCCCACACTCAGAATCACAATGATCACAGAAACGGCGCTTCCATAACCGTAGTTGTTGTAGGTGAAGGTGTGTTTATAGAGGTAGATCGACATGACACTGGTATAATTCACCGGCCCTCCCCCTGTCATGGCATAGACAAGATCGAAGCTTTTCAAACTTCCGGAAATGGCGAAAATCGAACTGGTGAAAATCACATTGGCCAGGGCAGGGATAACAATTCTGGTAAGAATCGCCGATTCCGATGCCCCGTCGATCTTGGCCGCTTCGATAACCGATTGGGGAATTCTCTGCATATTGGCCAAAAACATGACCATATACAGGCTGGTATGCATCCACAGAAGCACAAAAAGAATCGGAATCATGGCCCATTGGGGACTCTCGAATATGGTCACCACATAGTCCGGATTGTCTGTGATCATCCTCATAAAAATGGTGAAGATACCCACCGGGGAGAAAATCCGGTTCCACAAAAGTGCGACGACAACCGCGGAAATGGTTATAGGAAGAAATATCATCATCTCGAAAAAGCGGGTGGCCCTGACCAGCTTCCGATAAAGCAGATAGGCAAGTAAGATTCCAAGGGGAATCTGCCCCAAAATCGAGATCAACATGATCTGAATATTGTGCCACAGAGCCTGGAGAAACTCCGGATCGGTAAAAATCGAGATGTAGTTTTTCACCCCGATAAACCCCACAAGGGCGAAGTTCTTCCATTTGGTAAACGAGAGTAGTGTGCTGACACCTATCGGAAAGATAATGATCGACAGGTAAATCAACAAAGCGGGTAAAAGTAGAATAAAGAAGCTAAGCTTTTTATCTTTCGACTCGATCATTATCTTCCCCCTTTATTTAGTTACCAAGCCGGTTGGAATCGTTTTCCTTTACCCAGGCTTCGTACTTTTCGGCGACCTCCTTCGGGGTCATATTACCGAACATCATCGCCTGAATGGAAGGATTAAGGACGCCCATACCTTCACCATCCATCTTTGCATCGATCACATAGCCCATGGGAGTATTTTCCTGAAAATCGGCATATGCGATCTGAAGACGCGGAAGATCATACTGGGAGTAGTCGAGCTTACAGGTGGGAATCTCTCCATACTTTAAGCGAATGGCAGCCCCTTCGGGACCGTTGTAAAACTTCAGAAAGGTAAGGGCAGCCTCAAGTTTTGCAGGATCATCCGCAAGTTCCTTGTTGATGCCAAAGCCCTCGGAAGGAACGGCAACACTGGTACCATGATCGACAGCCCCCGCTATCTCGGGGAACACCCCCATATAGACCGCATTCTGAAAATCCTGAGGCAGTGAAGTGGTCATGGCAGAGGTTCTCCAGCCCGCATCGATCAAATAGACAGACTTGCCCTGGTAAAACTCCTGATCGGCCTCGGTATTGGACATCTGGTTTACGCCGGGGCTGAAGACGCCCTTATCCACCATCTCTTTTACGATTTCAAGCGAGCGAACAAAGGGTTCATCGGTAAAGGAGGCCTTGCCAACCATTGCCTTTTGGAACCACTCTTTGCCTCCCATCCTATCGACAAGGGCGCTTAAAAGCCACGAATTGACGGGCCACTGGTCCTTGTTTCCGAGAGAAACGGGATAATAGCCTGCCTTCTTGATGGTGTCGACCTGGGAAAGAAGCTCTTTATAGCTTTTGGGAAAGGAGAGACCAAGCTCATTGAGAATTTTCGTATTGGCATACATCACATGGCAGACTGCCATGGAAGGTGGAATGGTGTAGATCTCCCCTTCACTCCCCTGCGCTTCCCACGCCGCGGGATTAAAGGATTTCATGAAGGCATCATCCAGGTAGGCTCGAAGGTCCAGAACCTTCCCGGTTTCGGTAATATATGCAGTCCGCTTCCCCACATAGGTGGTAAAGACATCGGGCATGCGGCCGGAAGCAGCCATGGCCTGAAATTTTTGATGAAACGATTCGCCGGTGGCATATTCATGCTTGAATTCAATCTCGGGATGTGCCGCGGCAAAGGCTTTCATCACCTCATTGTGTCCTTCGTACTGCGGGTTTGCCGGGTCGATCTGAAAATAGGTGGAAAGAACAATCTTTCCGTTTCCCTTTTCCTGGTCACCTCCTGCCCAGGCAAGCGTAGATGAAAGTAGCAAGATCAGTCCGGCCAAAGCCAGTGATCGCACTCTCTTACGTGCAGTTTCTGTCATAGAAACCTCCTTATTAATTCATTCAATGAATTAATTAAACAAGAAAAAACCGGTGCTGTCAAGGATTTTTCGCACGTTTTACTGTCCCGAATAGTGGTGATACACCGCTTAAAGCCTACACAGCCTTCTCAACGATCATTAACATTCTCCGCTGCGACAAAAAAACCGGAGCCAAAAGGCTCCGGCACGATATCCCATCGGTGAAGGTGATTAATAGATGCGCTTGCGGGCGTCGGTTAAAAGGCCAAGAAGCTTTTCCGAAGGATTGCGGAACTTTGCAAGAAAAATCATTGCCGCAATAATATAGGGCTTAAAAGAGGCCTGCTTGTAAAGAGGATCCCGGTAGCGGTCGAAAACCGATGCCGCAACCTCACCCTTTTCACAGGAAACGCCGGAGATGTCGGCAGGAAGACAGTGCATATACAAAGCTTTTCCCTCCCGAGTGGTCGACATCAGTTCTTCGGTACATTCCCAGTCGGTAAACTGGGCATTCTGGGCAAGACAACGCTTTTCCAGCTCCTTGAGCGCCTGCTGATCACCGGTCTCAACAATCTTGGTCCGTTCTTCCATGACGCTAAAAGGAGCCCAGCTTTTCGGGTAGACAATATCGGCATCCTTAAATGCATCGGCCATTGAGTTAACCTTGGAGAAGGAGCCTCCGCTCTTTTGAGCATTCTTGGAAGCAACCCCTTCCATCTCGGGCATGACATTATAGCCTTCCGGATGAGCAAGGACCACATCCATACCAAAGCGGGTAAAGAGTCCGATGATCCCTTGAGGAACGGAGAGTGGCTTGCCGTAGGAGGGGCTGTAGGCCCAGGTCATGGCAAG
The sequence above is drawn from the Sediminispirochaeta bajacaliforniensis DSM 16054 genome and encodes:
- a CDS encoding copper homeostasis protein CutC codes for the protein MDTQQILQEISIEVCLDSVESSINAQQGGADRVELCDNLFQGGTTPSIGTIRAARKAIDIGLQVIIRPRGGDFFYSDYEFEVMKEDILAAREAGADGVVFGILTPDGLVDSERNALLRELAGPMNATFHRAFDVTRNPFDALETIIDLGFNRILTSGQAPTVLEGVDLVRELVDRAQERIIIMPGNGITPRNMQKIIELTGAREYHVFVDRERESGMTYRPGDVYMGGLLRQPEFVNSFTDRDMVTRLRSLGSK
- a CDS encoding carbohydrate ABC transporter permease, giving the protein MQKLNRDISAGWRLFAYVFLIFFTLITLMPLLWMLYSSFKLQGEIMMYPLALPKEPTFKNYQDAWSIGHMGIAAINSILYTGIGTFFTVLFSLAAGFALTKFNYASAKWYYAAFTLGLLITVNSVIAPLFIMETRMGLYDTRIGVILPYIAFGLPMAVLLATSYIRGIPDSLIEAAVIDGASYIQIFLKVIIIVSTPVMATITVLTFLRNWNEFILVFILTSGEHMRSLPVSINAFAGRLNVNYGMQFAALVIGTIPMILFYIGAHNMVIKGFGEGALKE
- a CDS encoding carbohydrate ABC transporter permease; amino-acid sequence: MIESKDKKLSFFILLLPALLIYLSIIIFPIGVSTLLSFTKWKNFALVGFIGVKNYISIFTDPEFLQALWHNIQIMLISILGQIPLGILLAYLLYRKLVRATRFFEMMIFLPITISAVVVALLWNRIFSPVGIFTIFMRMITDNPDYVVTIFESPQWAMIPILFVLLWMHTSLYMVMFLANMQRIPQSVIEAAKIDGASESAILTRIVIPALANVIFTSSIFAISGSLKSFDLVYAMTGGGPVNYTSVMSIYLYKHTFTYNNYGYGSAVSVIIVILSVGLITLSRSLYGRYQKKYE
- a CDS encoding ABC transporter substrate-binding protein → MTETARKRVRSLALAGLILLLSSTLAWAGGDQEKGNGKIVLSTYFQIDPANPQYEGHNEVMKAFAAAHPEIEFKHEYATGESFHQKFQAMAASGRMPDVFTTYVGKRTAYITETGKVLDLRAYLDDAFMKSFNPAAWEAQGSEGEIYTIPPSMAVCHVMYANTKILNELGLSFPKSYKELLSQVDTIKKAGYYPVSLGNKDQWPVNSWLLSALVDRMGGKEWFQKAMVGKASFTDEPFVRSLEIVKEMVDKGVFSPGVNQMSNTEADQEFYQGKSVYLIDAGWRTSAMTTSLPQDFQNAVYMGVFPEIAGAVDHGTSVAVPSEGFGINKELADDPAKLEAALTFLKFYNGPEGAAIRLKYGEIPTCKLDYSQYDLPRLQIAYADFQENTPMGYVIDAKMDGEGMGVLNPSIQAMMFGNMTPKEVAEKYEAWVKENDSNRLGN
- a CDS encoding ROK family transcriptional regulator, which encodes MKIVGNSKYQKAANGSLILNYLRKQGGTSRSRIAEELGLQPSTVTYIMNRLLQAGLVRESSGIGGNGSGRKAIRIELNNDYGTVIGLDLQADYYNAVVTDIGGRVVGSFHREYDGEAKTFERRFAAVLKEVRESVGGEGPVLGAGVAIPGVVDPSGPIIEECWTHNLQHHNLGPFLEENFSFPILVENDANCCAWKNLWYESSGDHDSFIYLLPRFHRSELLPENYPSVGIGMGLVYNGEIYQGFTHRAGEYRSLFFRQEEKVPGQLSLSLAEMRLVASDRAVRRKLVVELLGTLILIMHITNPRALFIGGDLAGEQDLIAGVLEGEFAPQWRRLSANGVRVEVLEDAAYDAATGASAAMLNTLYAIPQVGNGEQNVRIWNSLLTNLIDQ
- the ygeW gene encoding knotted carbamoyltransferase YgeW produces the protein MDKIGIEEMIRSLSTLRTEKMYLKDFFHTWKHSDDEIRATFEVAEILRGMRENNISSRVFDSGLAISLFRDNSTRTRFSFASACNLLGLEVQDLDEGKSQIAHGETVRETANMISFMADVIGIRDDMYIGKGHTYMKEVAQAVEDGHYDGVLEQRPTLVNLQCDIDHPTQAMADALHVINEFGGVENLKGKKLAMTWAYSPSYGKPLSVPQGIIGLFTRFGMDVVLAHPEGYNVMPEMEGVASKNAQKSGGSFSKVNSMADAFKDADIVYPKSWAPFSVMEERTKIVETGDQQALKELEKRCLAQNAQFTDWECTEELMSTTREGKALYMHCLPADISGVSCEKGEVAASVFDRYRDPLYKQASFKPYIIAAMIFLAKFRNPSEKLLGLLTDARKRIY
- a CDS encoding IMP dehydrogenase produces the protein MAKILEDISRTFDEYLILPGLTTKEHLPSNVSLRVPAAKYRPEKEEPARYLEIPFSSAAMQSVSGSDLAIALARKGGCSFIFCSQPIEEQAAMVRKVKEHKAGFVDSDSNISPDDPLSAAIAISKRTGHSTIAVTEDGGRHSRLLGILTDKDYWEFKDDPDRPVKDYFTPLKRLVWAPEGVSLEEATGILHREKKECLPIIDKNGNLASLVFRKDYFDHKANPYELTDNRKRLFVGAALNTHDYLERAEALIAAEADIFCFDSSDGYSEWQVAAARDLRARYGRSIVLGGGNVVSGDGFRYLVEEGDLDFVKIGIGGGSICITREQKGIGRGQASAVVEVAAERDRYFEETGIYVPICSDGGLNNDTNIIMALALGADFVMMGKYFAMAEESPTQKVNYRGMLYKPYWGEGSVRARNWQRYKDEEGSGMLFEEGVDAYVPYGGPLSEKMDTTLAKLRASMCNIGVLSMNELHKQARVVRVSSMTLVESGTSRVEQFDRMRTEQ
- a CDS encoding M81 family metallopeptidase; the encoded protein is MRKILVAGIHHESNTFNPILTGKEDFSVQRGDELFSFLNDSDSVSGIVRTLQAAGYEVVPALVARAVPNGVVQKQLYLDLKRELLQRAEASGPYDGIALSLHGSMRVEEIGEAEGDLLRDLRALFPTLPITASLDMHATITDAMLDGLDAFTGYKQAPHTDCFETGEHAANMLIEILEKGTVPSIAWCKLPLLIAGEKSETSVEPMHELIDLLREYETREEVMAASYLLGFPWADCRENGVSAVVVTRNGREQAGKLAEELADAFWQRREQFKFHTVTREEDEAIALACRATTEVEGPVYLSDSGDNPTAGSSADCTGFLKKVLASDCLASLKKPVVYAGIYDPAATCACFAAGVGGNVDISVGAAFDRKTSAPLPISGKVRSLVSGWERFAANMAMVRVGHVDLILVSKHIGFITPDMFTALGCEAEDYSVVVVKLGYLTAYHKARAKRSIMALSKGSSNELLESLPYKNLSRPIFPLDRELHYRPKSVGKEGRERK